The proteins below are encoded in one region of Geobacter sp.:
- a CDS encoding methyltransferase: protein MKGEETIDELRRYGLRLIQPRDGYRFSLDPLLLCAFAAKCAGETAIDLGAGCGVMPLVLARRYGIGRAVGVESQQPMAALAARNVVLNSLEGRVDIVADDILQLRRRFPVSSFDLVVSNPPYRRPGTGRVSPRPGRDLARHESTAGLADFLSAAKYLVRPGGSICFIYHPSRLGEFMAASRELKLAPARLRMVHGTLAAEARMFLVELVKGRKGELTVEPPLIIYGDDGGYGAEAEEILGG from the coding sequence GTGAAGGGTGAGGAGACCATCGACGAGCTGCGGCGCTACGGGCTCCGGCTGATCCAGCCCCGCGACGGCTACCGCTTTTCCCTCGACCCGCTGCTTTTGTGCGCCTTTGCCGCGAAATGCGCTGGGGAGACCGCCATTGACCTGGGGGCCGGCTGCGGGGTGATGCCGCTGGTCCTGGCCCGCCGCTACGGCATCGGCCGGGCGGTCGGGGTGGAGAGCCAGCAGCCGATGGCTGCACTGGCGGCGCGGAACGTGGTGCTGAACAGCCTCGAAGGGCGCGTTGACATCGTTGCCGACGACATTCTGCAACTGCGCCGCCGGTTTCCCGTCTCTTCCTTCGACCTGGTGGTGTCGAACCCCCCCTACCGCCGCCCCGGCACCGGCCGGGTGAGCCCCCGTCCCGGCCGCGACCTGGCCCGCCATGAATCCACGGCAGGTCTCGCCGATTTCCTCTCCGCGGCCAAGTACCTGGTGCGGCCCGGCGGCAGCATCTGCTTCATCTACCACCCGTCGCGGCTGGGCGAATTCATGGCTGCCAGCCGGGAGCTGAAGCTGGCGCCCGCACGGCTCCGGATGGTGCACGGCACCCTTGCCGCCGAGGCGCGGATGTTTCTTGTCGAACTGGTCAAGGGGCGAAAAGGAGAGCTGACGGTGGAACCGCCACTCATTATCTACGGAGACGATGGCGGCTATGGGGCTGAGGCGGAGGAGATCCTGGGGGGGTAA
- a CDS encoding DUF721 domain-containing protein, whose product MARGRKRKGRPTPVGELLASALQGTPAAQRLREAEIWRIWDEAVGPQIASRAQPAAIRNGILTVTVASAPWLQQLNFLKADLRGKLNALLGEPLVQDIYLKSGNPARPDAQATPRRRRRQRRLTPEETAQIDRATAELSDPVVRKALATLFTRHLASEPAGDE is encoded by the coding sequence GTGGCTAGGGGCCGGAAGCGGAAAGGTCGCCCCACCCCGGTCGGCGAGCTGCTCGCGTCGGCCCTCCAGGGGACGCCCGCAGCGCAGCGGCTCCGGGAAGCGGAGATCTGGCGGATCTGGGACGAGGCAGTCGGCCCGCAGATCGCCTCCCGTGCCCAACCGGCGGCCATCCGCAACGGGATCCTCACCGTCACCGTTGCCAGCGCCCCCTGGCTCCAGCAGCTCAATTTCCTCAAGGCCGACCTGCGCGGCAAGCTGAACGCCCTCTTGGGTGAACCGCTGGTCCAGGATATCTACCTGAAGAGCGGCAATCCTGCCCGTCCGGACGCACAGGCCACGCCCCGGCGCCGGCGCAGACAGCGCCGTCTCACCCCGGAAGAAACGGCCCAGATCGACCGGGCCACTGCCGAATTGAGCGATCCCGTCGTCCGCAAGGCACTGGCAACGCTTTTCACTCGCCACCTGGCCAGCGAACCGGCAGGAGACGAATAG
- a CDS encoding DUF3343 domain-containing protein, with amino-acid sequence MVADGDYVAVFHSIHRVMKAEKLLKGLRFAVLLIPAPRVLSSDCGLALRYAPGDREAVERALVDASLAPVEIFVKQGDTYVAVEPTET; translated from the coding sequence ATGGTTGCCGATGGCGATTACGTGGCCGTGTTCCACTCCATTCACCGGGTGATGAAGGCCGAGAAACTATTGAAGGGGCTGCGGTTTGCCGTGCTGCTGATCCCGGCTCCCCGGGTCCTTTCCTCGGATTGCGGGCTGGCACTGCGCTATGCACCGGGTGACCGCGAAGCGGTGGAACGGGCCCTGGTCGATGCCTCCCTGGCGCCGGTGGAGATATTCGTCAAGCAGGGCGATACCTACGTGGCCGTGGAACCGACCGAAACATGA
- the yedF gene encoding sulfurtransferase-like selenium metabolism protein YedF: protein MKTLDCRNMACPLPVVSVKRALEEAAGEMVRVLLDAGPPRENVTRFAVNRGYAVAEEPVDGGYALTIGSGERAPQVEEEKGAKSGPTVMLVSSDRMGEGADELGRLLMKNFIITLLDLDVLPDRIFFVNSGVLLTSEGSEVLDALERLGNRGVEVFSCGVCLDFFHCKEKLRAGAVTNMFTIAESLMKAGLVVKP, encoded by the coding sequence ATGAAAACCCTGGATTGTCGCAACATGGCCTGTCCGCTGCCGGTGGTGAGCGTGAAACGGGCTCTGGAGGAAGCTGCCGGCGAAATGGTGCGGGTACTGCTCGATGCAGGTCCGCCGCGGGAGAATGTGACCCGCTTTGCCGTCAACCGTGGCTACGCGGTGGCTGAGGAGCCGGTGGACGGCGGCTATGCATTGACCATCGGCTCGGGTGAAAGGGCGCCACAGGTCGAGGAGGAGAAGGGGGCGAAGAGCGGCCCGACCGTGATGCTCGTTTCGTCCGACCGGATGGGGGAGGGGGCGGACGAACTGGGCCGGCTCCTGATGAAGAATTTCATCATCACCCTGCTCGATCTGGACGTGCTTCCCGACCGGATCTTCTTCGTCAATAGCGGGGTGCTGCTGACCAGCGAGGGGTCCGAGGTGCTCGACGCCCTGGAGCGGCTTGGCAACCGCGGGGTCGAGGTCTTCTCCTGCGGGGTCTGCCTCGATTTCTTCCACTGCAAGGAGAAGCTCAGGGCAGGGGCCGTCACCAATATGTTCACCATCGCCGAGAGCCTGATGAAGGCCGGACTGGTGGTAAAGCCCTGA
- the leuB gene encoding 3-isopropylmalate dehydrogenase translates to MAKTYKIAVLPGDGIGPEVMAEALRVLDAVEKKYEVTFERTHANVGGAGIDNEGKALPDTTVAICKAADAILFGSVGGPKWETLPPDEQPERGALLPLRKIFGLYANLRPAIIFPSLTGASSLKEEVIAGGFNVLVVRELTGGIYFAEPKGIDGQGRDRIGFDTMRYSVPEIERITHVAFQAARKRGKKICSIDKANVLSSSVLWRDVVTGIAKEYPDVELSHMYVDNAAMQLVRWPKQFDVLLCENMFGDILSDEAAMLTGSLGMLPSASLAEGTFGMYEPSGGSAPDIAGQGIANPIAQILSMGMMLKFSFGMVDAADAIDTAVARVLDQGYRTRDIYQNRPGEKLVNTTEMGNAIIQCLG, encoded by the coding sequence ATGGCCAAGACATACAAGATAGCGGTTCTGCCGGGAGACGGGATAGGGCCGGAAGTGATGGCGGAGGCGCTCAGGGTGCTGGACGCCGTGGAAAAGAAGTATGAAGTTACGTTCGAGCGGACTCATGCCAATGTGGGTGGCGCCGGCATCGATAACGAAGGGAAGGCGCTTCCCGACACCACCGTGGCCATCTGCAAGGCCGCGGACGCCATCCTGTTCGGTTCCGTGGGGGGCCCCAAGTGGGAGACCCTGCCGCCGGACGAGCAGCCGGAGCGGGGCGCGCTGCTGCCGCTCAGAAAGATCTTCGGCCTCTACGCCAACTTGAGGCCTGCCATCATCTTTCCGTCCCTCACCGGGGCGTCGTCGCTGAAGGAAGAGGTCATTGCCGGCGGCTTCAACGTGCTGGTCGTCCGCGAGCTGACCGGTGGCATCTATTTCGCCGAGCCCAAGGGGATCGACGGCCAGGGGCGCGACCGGATCGGCTTCGACACCATGCGCTACTCGGTGCCTGAGATCGAGCGGATTACCCATGTCGCCTTCCAGGCCGCTCGCAAGCGGGGGAAAAAGATCTGTTCCATCGACAAGGCCAATGTCCTCTCCTCTTCGGTGCTCTGGCGCGATGTGGTCACCGGCATAGCCAAGGAATACCCGGATGTGGAGCTCTCCCACATGTACGTGGACAATGCCGCCATGCAGCTGGTCCGCTGGCCCAAGCAGTTCGACGTGCTGCTCTGCGAGAACATGTTCGGCGACATCCTTTCCGATGAGGCGGCCATGCTGACCGGGTCGCTGGGGATGCTGCCGTCGGCGTCGCTGGCCGAGGGGACCTTCGGCATGTACGAGCCCTCCGGCGGCTCTGCACCCGACATCGCCGGCCAGGGGATCGCCAACCCCATCGCCCAGATCCTTTCCATGGGGATGATGCTCAAGTTCTCCTTCGGCATGGTCGACGCGGCGGACGCCATCGACACGGCCGTGGCCAGGGTGCTCGACCAGGGGTACCGCACCCGTGATATTTACCAGAACAGGCCTGGGGAGAAGCTGGTGAATACTACAGAAATGGGCAATGCCATAATTCAGTGTTTAGGTTGA
- the asd gene encoding aspartate-semialdehyde dehydrogenase has translation MKVGMVGWRGMVGSVLMQRMLEEKDFDLGFEPVFFTTSQAGQPAPMGGGTLKKADDIEELKKLDIIITCQGGDYTKAVHPELRKQGWNGYWIDAASTLRMEDNAVIILDPINRNVIDAALAKGQKDYIGGNCTVSLMLMGLGGLFRSGLVEWMSSMTYQAASGAGAPNMRELLSQMGVLQGVVAEELKDPGSAILEIDKKVTATLRDGSMPMKEFGGFPLAGNVLPWIDREVEDGQSREEWKGFAETNKILGTTTPIPVDGICVRVGAMRCHSQAITIKLNKDLPIAEIERLIANDNEWVKLIPNTKAETLAGLTPAAVSGLLTVPVGRVRKMKMGPQYVQAFTCGDQLLWGAAEPLRRMLRVLMEK, from the coding sequence ATGAAAGTCGGAATGGTCGGTTGGCGCGGTATGGTCGGTTCGGTCCTCATGCAGCGGATGCTGGAGGAGAAGGACTTTGATCTCGGCTTCGAGCCGGTCTTTTTCACCACCTCCCAGGCGGGCCAGCCTGCGCCGATGGGTGGCGGTACCCTGAAAAAAGCGGATGACATCGAGGAGCTGAAGAAGCTCGACATCATCATCACCTGCCAGGGTGGCGACTACACCAAGGCGGTGCACCCCGAGCTGCGCAAGCAGGGCTGGAACGGCTATTGGATCGATGCGGCCTCAACGCTGCGGATGGAGGACAACGCGGTCATCATCCTCGACCCGATCAACCGCAACGTTATCGATGCGGCCCTGGCCAAGGGGCAGAAGGATTATATCGGCGGCAACTGCACGGTCAGCCTGATGCTGATGGGGCTCGGCGGCCTGTTCCGCTCCGGTCTGGTGGAGTGGATGTCGTCCATGACCTACCAGGCGGCGAGCGGCGCCGGCGCACCCAACATGCGCGAGCTCCTCTCCCAGATGGGCGTGCTGCAGGGGGTGGTTGCGGAGGAGTTGAAGGACCCCGGCTCAGCGATCCTGGAGATCGACAAGAAGGTGACCGCAACCCTGCGCGACGGTTCCATGCCGATGAAGGAGTTCGGCGGCTTCCCGCTGGCCGGCAACGTGCTCCCCTGGATCGACCGCGAGGTCGAGGACGGCCAGAGCCGCGAGGAGTGGAAAGGGTTTGCCGAGACCAACAAGATCCTCGGCACGACCACCCCGATTCCGGTGGACGGCATCTGCGTCCGGGTCGGTGCCATGCGCTGCCACAGCCAGGCGATCACCATCAAGCTGAACAAGGACCTGCCGATTGCGGAGATCGAGAGACTCATCGCCAACGACAACGAGTGGGTCAAGCTGATCCCCAACACCAAGGCCGAAACCCTTGCCGGTCTCACCCCGGCCGCGGTCTCGGGGCTTCTCACCGTGCCGGTCGGCCGGGTGCGCAAGATGAAGATGGGTCCGCAGTACGTCCAGGCCTTCACCTGCGGCGACCAGCTCCTCTGGGGTGCGGCCGAGCCGCTCAGAAGGATGCTGCGCGTCCTGATGGAGAAATAG
- a CDS encoding aspartate-semialdehyde dehydrogenase has translation MGKKQWNIAVVGATGAVGSQMIECLEERKFPVGMIRFLSSSRSAGDVLEYAGKPVMVEELTRNSFEGIDIALFSAGGERSREFCPVAAAAGAVCIDNSSAWRMDPDVPLVVPEVNPHAIAQYVKKGIIANPNCSTIQMVVALKPLHDFATIRRIVVSTYQAVSGTGKKSIEELRKQVVELLNGRPAQSSVYPHQIAFNCLPQIDVFEENGYSREELKMIDETRKIMEAEIGITATAVRVPVFFGHSESVNIETEKKLTVAKARELLKKAPGCKLLDDPAKGVYPMPIHAAGQDLTLVGRIREDASVENGLNLWVVADNIRKGAATNAVQIAEILVEKYLK, from the coding sequence ATGGGTAAAAAACAGTGGAATATTGCCGTTGTCGGTGCCACCGGCGCCGTTGGCAGCCAGATGATCGAATGCCTTGAGGAGCGGAAATTCCCGGTGGGAATGATCAGGTTCCTCTCCAGCAGCCGCAGTGCCGGTGATGTCCTGGAATATGCCGGCAAGCCGGTCATGGTGGAGGAGTTGACCCGTAATAGCTTCGAGGGGATCGATATCGCCCTCTTTTCCGCCGGCGGCGAACGCTCCAGGGAGTTCTGTCCCGTGGCGGCGGCCGCGGGGGCGGTCTGCATCGACAACTCCAGCGCCTGGCGGATGGACCCGGACGTCCCCCTGGTCGTCCCGGAGGTGAACCCTCATGCCATTGCCCAGTATGTCAAAAAGGGGATCATCGCCAATCCCAACTGTTCTACCATCCAGATGGTGGTGGCGTTGAAGCCGCTCCACGACTTTGCCACCATCAGGCGGATCGTGGTCTCCACCTACCAGGCGGTCTCCGGCACCGGCAAGAAATCGATCGAGGAGTTGCGCAAACAGGTGGTGGAACTGCTCAACGGCCGGCCGGCACAATCATCGGTCTATCCGCACCAGATCGCCTTCAACTGCCTGCCCCAGATCGATGTCTTCGAGGAGAACGGCTACTCAAGGGAAGAGTTGAAGATGATCGATGAAACCCGCAAGATCATGGAGGCGGAGATCGGCATTACCGCCACTGCAGTCCGGGTGCCGGTCTTTTTCGGCCATAGCGAGTCGGTGAACATCGAGACGGAAAAGAAACTAACCGTTGCCAAGGCCCGCGAGCTGCTGAAAAAGGCGCCCGGCTGCAAGCTCTTGGACGACCCGGCCAAGGGGGTCTATCCCATGCCGATCCATGCGGCAGGGCAGGACCTGACCCTGGTCGGCCGCATCCGCGAGGACGCATCGGTGGAGAACGGCCTGAACCTCTGGGTGGTGGCGGACAATATCCGCAAGGGCGCGGCCACCAATGCGGTGCAGATCGCGGAGATCCTGGTGGAGAAATATCTGAAGTAG